Part of the Sinorhizobium sp. BG8 genome, CGAAGCGTGGTGCGGCCTGCTGCCGCATGACCCGCCAGATCAGGCGCTCCCCGAAAAAAAACGGGGAGTGCGATCCTTGCAATGTGTCACAAATCTTTCTAAATCAGCCGTACCGGCATCGCCGGTTTTGTTTTGCAGCCATTATGCTCACAATGAGCATAATTCAAGTGCCGCCCGGATCGGGCGGAAGGAGGGTCCCATGTCCACTCTGGCTCGCTCGAAGGAAAAGGCAGAGATCGCCCATCCCCCGACAGCCGCCGAGCGTTTCGGCGTTCTCGACATGCCGGACCTCACCTATACGCCCGAGGTGGCGCGCGAGACGGAGCATCTCTACGAGCGTGTCAGCCAGTTCATTCCCGCCATCGAGTGGCCCGTCTATGCGCCCTATGTGCATGCGATCAACCGGCTGAAGAAAGAGCGCGGCGCGGTCATCCTGGCGCACAACTACCAGACGCCCGAGATCTTCCATTGCGTAGCCGACATCGTCGGCGATTCGCTTCAGCTGGCGCGGGATGCCACCAAGGTGGACGCTGAGATCATCATCCAGTGCGGCGTGCATTTCATGGCGGAAACGTCGAAGCTGCTCAATCCTGAAAAGACCGTGCTGATCCCCGATGCGAAGGCAGGATGCTCGCTGTCGGAATCGATCACCGGCGCCGACGTGCGGCTGCTGAAGCAGCGCTATCCGGGCGTGCCTGTCGTCACCTACGTCAACACGTCCGCCGACGTGAAGGCCGAGACCGACATCTGCTGCACCTCGTCCAATGTGCTTGCCGTCGTCGAAAGCCTCGAGAGCGACACGGTGCTCTGCATCCCGGACGAATATCTGGCGATGAACGTCGCCCGCCAGACGAACAAGAAGATCCTGACCTGGAAAGGCCACTGCGAGGTCCACGAACGCTTCACGGCCGCCGAGCTCCTTGCCTACAAGGAAGCAGACCCGTCGATCGAGATCATCGGCCATCCCGAGTGCCATCCGGACGTGATCGCCGTCTGCGACTTCTCCGGCTCCACTGCCGGCATGATCAACTACGTCAAGGACAGACGCCCGCCGCGCGTGCTTCTCGTCACCGAATGCTCCATGGCGTCCAACATCCAGGCCGAGGTGAAGGGCGTCGATTTCATCAAGCCGTGCAATCTCTGTCCGCACATGAAACGCATCACGCTGCCGAAGATCCTCGACAGCCTGGTCAACATGACGGAGGAGGTTCTGGTCGATCCGGCGATCGCCGGCCGCGCCCGCCTCGCCGTGGAGCGGATGGTGAACTTGAAGCAGTAGGAGGCTGGCCCTTCCGTTTGAGGGAGGTGTCGGGGAAGGGAGTTGCGCCGTGAACCCTTCCTGGGCCTT contains:
- the nadA gene encoding quinolinate synthase NadA — its product is MSTLARSKEKAEIAHPPTAAERFGVLDMPDLTYTPEVARETEHLYERVSQFIPAIEWPVYAPYVHAINRLKKERGAVILAHNYQTPEIFHCVADIVGDSLQLARDATKVDAEIIIQCGVHFMAETSKLLNPEKTVLIPDAKAGCSLSESITGADVRLLKQRYPGVPVVTYVNTSADVKAETDICCTSSNVLAVVESLESDTVLCIPDEYLAMNVARQTNKKILTWKGHCEVHERFTAAELLAYKEADPSIEIIGHPECHPDVIAVCDFSGSTAGMINYVKDRRPPRVLLVTECSMASNIQAEVKGVDFIKPCNLCPHMKRITLPKILDSLVNMTEEVLVDPAIAGRARLAVERMVNLKQ